In Carcharodon carcharias isolate sCarCar2 chromosome 3, sCarCar2.pri, whole genome shotgun sequence, a single window of DNA contains:
- the LOC121275810 gene encoding E3 ubiquitin-protein ligase TRIM7-like → MEDTAPAQQESTCVVCHCPARVTEQLPCDHYLCSNCIEDIRAQGAAEGAVGCPLCSNTFPSDPSLEPSSGLPRLDKPEEAAAVSDPAAELPSSGGDPKEARVLDSPSEPSTDPTERRCREHNEVLEFYCEDDGECVCGPCTITGKHKTHTLMSLEKAAAQIKGKVLNSVMPLLQTQQGYHFKYQDLQKSEDELKMQINRLRGNLSKKFLEWRKSLEEDEENVLKMIDEEGIRITAQSTTCSKTLNEKMDLIRLIDDEAQDLAQYDRLSFFQLMLNAAQAKPQRETWLMDHTIFLYSENEKMASELQNQRTPTAHNDALDIHSISEQIKALIDKSMIYYTIILNMIGEWAQLTLDTKTAYWFLTVSEDARSLTFGYDLQPYPSNPERFRTHRQILCCQSFTSGYHSWVVQAEGIAWGIGIAYGSIAREGECSDLTNSSKAWCIHLNHGTLTASHNGLHVDIIKEPVYTRFQVELDYESGYVSFYQVADTLQHLYTFRTEFTEPVFPAFSCFYISSIKLC, encoded by the exons ATGGAGGACACAGCTCCAGCTCAGCAGGAATCGACTTGTGTCGTCTGCCACTGCCCAGCCCGGGTCACTGAGCAGTTGCCCTGTGACCATTACCTTTGCTCAAACTGTATTGAGGATATCCGTGCCCAAGGTGCAGCCGAGGGTGCAGTGGGCTGCCCACTGTGCAGCAATACATTCCCCTCTGATCCCAGCCTGGAACCGAGTTCCGGTCTCCCCCGCCTGGACAAACCGGAGGAGGCTGCTGCCGTCTCGGACCCCGCTGCCGAGCTTCCCTCATCGGGAGGAGACCCAAAGGAGGCCAGAGTACTTGACAGTCCCAGCGAGCCCTCGACTGATCCAACAGAGAGACGGTGCCGGGAACATAATGAGGTTCTGGAGTTTTactgtgaagatgatggagaatgtgtgtgtggcccCTGTACAATAACAGGCAAACACAAAACTCACACCCTGATGAGCTTGGAGAAGGCAGCAGCTCAGATTAAG GGCAAAGTGTTAAACAGTGTGATGCCTCTTCTGCAAACTCAACAGGGTTACCACTTCAAATATCAAGATCTCCAAAAATCAGAAGATGAATTGAAG ATGCAGATCAATCGACTGCGAGGAAACCTGTCGAAGAAGTTTTTAGAATGGAGGAAGAGTCTGGAGGAAGATGAAGAAAATGTGCTGAAAATGATTGATGAGGAAGGAATCCGAATCACAGCCCAGAGCACCACCTGTTCCAAAACACTGAACGAGAAGATGGACTTGATCAGGTTGATAGACGACGAAGCACAGGATCTGGCACAATACGATCGTCTATCATTTTTTCAG ctgatgttaaatGCTGCGCAagccaaaccccagagggaaacttggcttatggaccATACCATTTTTTTGTACTCTGAAAACGAGAAAAT GGCTAGTGAGCTTCAGAACCAAAGAACACCAACTGCCCACAACGATGCCTTGGACATCCATTCTATATCTGAACAAATCAAGGCGCTGATTGATAAATCTATGATATACTACACGATTATACTGAACATGATAG gTGAATGGGCGCAGCTCACACTGGACACCAAAACCGCGTACTGGTTCTTGACCGTCTCCGAAGATGCCCGGTCACTGACGTTCGGCTATGACTTGCAGCCTTACCCATCCAACCCCGAAAGGTTCAGGACCCACCGTCAGATCCTCTGCTGCCAGAGTTTCACCTCGGGCTACCACTCTTGGGTGGTGCAGGCCGAGGGCATCGCTTGGGGCATTGGGATTGCGTATGGGAGCATAGCGAGGGAGGGCGAGTGCTCCGACCTGACAAACTCCAGCAAAGCGTGGTGCATTCACCTGAATCACGGTACGCTCACGGCCAGTCACAACGGGCTACACGTAGACATCATTAAGGAACCGGTGTACACCAGGTTCCAGGTTGAGTTAGACTATGAGTCAGGCTACGTGTCATTTTACCAGGTTGCTGATACTCTCCAACACTTGTacacatttaggactgagtttaCTGAGccggtgtttccagcattttcttgttTCTACATTTCCTCCATAAAACTGTGCTAG